A stretch of the Clostridium fungisolvens genome encodes the following:
- a CDS encoding DegT/DnrJ/EryC1/StrS family aminotransferase: MNDINIRNIPFSPPDITDQEIEEVIKAMKSGWITTGPRTKEFERRIAEYIGVNKAACLNSATAAMELTLRILGVGPGDEVITSAYTYTASASVIDHVGAKIVLVDTAPDSFEMDYEKLKDAITEKTKVIIPVDIAGKMCDYDTIYRVVEGKKELFKANNKIQELFNRIIVLADAAHAFGAEQHELKCGQVADFTSFSFHAVKNVTTAEGGAVVWRSDLGLDDEWIYKQFMLYSLHGQSKDALAKTQKGAWEYDIVYPAFKCNMTDILASFGLIQLSRYEGLMGRRKIIIEAYDKALSQIAVESLVHYGEDFASTGHLYLARIPGIGEVERNEIIIKMAEAGIATNVHYKPLPMFTAYKNLGFDIKDYPNAYKQYANEITLPLHTLLSDDDVEYVCESLKIAMGHVLNR, from the coding sequence ATGAATGATATCAATATACGAAATATACCGTTTTCTCCACCAGATATTACAGATCAAGAGATAGAAGAAGTTATAAAAGCGATGAAATCAGGTTGGATTACAACTGGACCAAGAACTAAAGAATTTGAGAGAAGAATAGCTGAATATATCGGGGTAAATAAGGCAGCTTGTCTTAACTCAGCAACTGCTGCTATGGAACTTACACTACGTATTTTGGGAGTAGGGCCAGGCGATGAGGTTATTACTTCAGCATATACATATACAGCATCAGCTTCAGTAATAGATCACGTAGGTGCTAAAATAGTTCTAGTTGATACAGCGCCTGATTCTTTTGAAATGGATTATGAAAAGCTTAAAGATGCTATTACAGAAAAGACAAAGGTTATTATCCCAGTTGATATTGCTGGAAAAATGTGTGACTACGATACGATTTATAGAGTAGTTGAAGGTAAAAAGGAATTATTTAAAGCCAATAATAAAATTCAAGAACTATTTAATAGAATAATTGTGTTGGCTGATGCAGCACATGCATTTGGAGCAGAACAACATGAATTAAAATGTGGACAGGTAGCAGATTTTACTTCATTTTCTTTCCATGCTGTTAAAAATGTTACAACTGCAGAAGGTGGTGCTGTTGTTTGGAGAAGTGACTTAGGATTAGATGATGAGTGGATTTATAAGCAGTTCATGTTATATAGTCTTCATGGGCAGTCAAAGGATGCATTAGCAAAGACTCAAAAAGGTGCATGGGAGTATGACATTGTGTATCCAGCTTTCAAGTGTAATATGACTGATATTTTGGCTAGCTTTGGACTAATACAGTTAAGTAGATATGAAGGTCTTATGGGAAGACGTAAGATAATAATAGAGGCTTATGATAAAGCACTTTCACAAATTGCAGTTGAAAGCCTAGTGCATTATGGAGAGGATTTTGCTTCTACTGGACACCTATATTTAGCTAGAATACCTGGAATCGGTGAAGTTGAAAGAAATGAAATTATTATAAAAATGGCTGAAGCTGGTATTGCAACAAATGTACATTACAAACCACTGCCTATGTTTACAGCTTACAAGAATTTAGGGTTTGATATTAAGGATTATCCAAATGCTTATAAGCAGTATGCTAATGAAATTACACTTCCACTTCATACTCTATTAAGTGATGATGATGTTGAGTATGTGTGTGAAAGTTTGAAAATAGCTATGGGCCATGTTTTAAATAGATAG
- a CDS encoding polysaccharide biosynthesis protein, with translation MLINLSYILALYFRFSFSIPKEYWYNYKISVGFIILIYMISFYVFRIYKSLWTYAGTDEFLLAVASCFAAGIVGTIFTKIVGLSLPFSVEILSSLFATMFICGFRIMFRIYRRVLIIVGRIERNNLKRVMIVGAGSAGAMIIREMKAHNEMNYEPVLIVDDNSFKRGTSISGIKILGGRNSIEKLVIEKKIDVILIAIPSLDRENKKQIIDICKKTGAKIKIVPGVYELIDEKYLLNKIRDVDVEDLLGRDPIKLDMDGISDYLEDKVVLVTGGGGSIGSELCRQIVRFNPKQLLILDIYENNAYDLQNELKYKYPNLNLEVIIASVRDKRRLENIFKEFKPEVIFHAAAHKHVPLMEHNPSEAVKNNVFGTLNIAECANKFKVKRFVMISTDKAVNPTNIMGATKRMCEMIIQAMDKISETEFVAVRFGNVLGSNGSVIPLFKKQIAQGGPITLTHKEITRFFMTIPEASQLVLQAGAYANGGEIFVLDMGKPVKIYDLAVDLIKLSGLEPNVDIEIKVTGLRPGEKLYEELLMDEEGLDSTSHEKIFVGRPIVDNIDELKRKLSELSFILEKEGKKEIFYKVMDIVPTYLNPALSEVSVTIEK, from the coding sequence ATGCTGATAAATCTATCCTATATCTTAGCGCTTTATTTTAGATTTTCTTTCTCCATACCGAAGGAGTATTGGTATAACTACAAGATAAGTGTTGGTTTCATAATTTTAATTTATATGATAAGTTTTTATGTTTTTAGAATCTATAAAAGTCTTTGGACATATGCAGGGACTGATGAGTTTTTGCTGGCGGTAGCCAGTTGCTTTGCTGCAGGTATAGTTGGCACAATCTTCACTAAAATAGTAGGCTTATCATTGCCTTTTAGTGTAGAAATTCTTTCTTCACTATTTGCTACTATGTTTATTTGTGGTTTTAGAATAATGTTTAGGATTTATAGAAGAGTATTAATAATTGTTGGGAGAATAGAGCGAAACAACTTGAAAAGAGTTATGATTGTTGGTGCTGGTTCAGCTGGAGCAATGATAATAAGAGAAATGAAAGCTCATAACGAAATGAATTACGAGCCTGTATTAATTGTAGATGACAATAGTTTTAAAAGAGGAACTTCAATATCAGGAATAAAGATATTAGGAGGCAGAAATAGCATAGAAAAACTTGTTATAGAGAAAAAAATTGATGTAATCTTAATAGCGATTCCATCTCTAGATAGAGAAAATAAAAAACAGATAATAGATATATGTAAAAAGACAGGAGCAAAAATAAAGATAGTTCCTGGAGTTTATGAACTTATAGACGAGAAGTATCTACTAAATAAGATAAGGGATGTAGACGTAGAAGATCTACTAGGAAGAGATCCTATAAAGTTAGATATGGATGGAATTTCTGATTACTTAGAAGATAAAGTTGTTTTGGTTACTGGGGGTGGAGGATCTATAGGCTCTGAACTTTGCAGGCAGATAGTAAGATTTAATCCAAAGCAGCTGCTTATATTAGATATCTATGAAAATAATGCTTATGACCTTCAAAACGAACTTAAGTATAAATATCCAAATTTAAATTTAGAAGTTATCATAGCATCTGTAAGAGATAAAAGAAGATTAGAAAATATATTTAAGGAATTTAAACCTGAAGTTATATTCCATGCTGCTGCACATAAGCACGTACCATTAATGGAACATAATCCATCTGAAGCAGTTAAGAATAATGTGTTTGGTACTTTAAATATTGCTGAATGTGCTAATAAGTTTAAAGTTAAAAGATTTGTGATGATCTCTACAGATAAGGCGGTTAATCCTACAAATATAATGGGTGCGACTAAGAGAATGTGTGAAATGATAATACAAGCTATGGACAAGATAAGTGAAACAGAGTTTGTGGCTGTTAGATTTGGAAATGTGCTTGGAAGTAACGGTTCAGTAATACCGCTATTTAAGAAACAAATTGCTCAAGGTGGACCTATAACCCTTACTCATAAAGAGATAACAAGATTCTTTATGACTATACCTGAAGCATCTCAACTAGTGCTTCAGGCTGGTGCATATGCAAATGGTGGAGAAATATTTGTACTTGATATGGGAAAGCCAGTTAAAATATATGATCTTGCAGTAGATCTTATAAAGCTGTCAGGACTTGAGCCTAATGTAGATATTGAAATAAAGGTTACTGGGCTAAGACCAGGAGAAAAGCTTTATGAAGAACTACTTATGGACGAAGAAGGTTTAGATAGCACAAGCCATGAAAAGATATTTGTAGGAAGACCTATAGTCGATAATATAGATGAACTTAAGAGAAAGCTTAGTGAGTTAAGTTTTATATTAGAGAAGGAAGGTAAAAAAGAGATCTTCTATAAGGTAATGGACATAGTTCCTACCTATTTGAATCCAGCACTTAGTGAGGTAAGTGTTACTATTGAAAAGTAA
- a CDS encoding sugar transferase: MYKFFFKRVCDLVVSIIALPFWLIVLLIIGPIIYFQDRGSIFYNAPRLGKDGRIFKMYKFRSMKINAPDIRNEDGSTFNSEDDPRLTHIGKLMRKASIDELPQLLNVLIGDMSIIGPRPDLPEDLKLYNDFQKKRLEVKPGITGYSQAYFRNSATQEEKFNNDSFYAENITLLFDLKIVLKTIVTVLRKENVYKNKGEYGNKTTIKQ; the protein is encoded by the coding sequence ATGTATAAATTTTTTTTTAAGAGAGTGTGTGATTTAGTAGTATCTATAATCGCATTACCGTTTTGGCTGATTGTACTATTAATAATTGGACCAATCATATATTTTCAAGATAGAGGATCAATTTTCTATAATGCACCGCGCCTTGGCAAGGACGGAAGGATATTTAAAATGTATAAATTCCGTTCGATGAAAATTAACGCTCCAGATATAAGAAATGAGGATGGCTCTACATTTAATTCAGAGGATGATCCAAGATTAACCCACATAGGAAAGTTAATGCGTAAAGCGAGTATTGATGAACTCCCTCAGTTGCTCAATGTTCTAATAGGGGATATGAGTATTATAGGACCTCGTCCGGATTTACCAGAAGATTTAAAACTTTACAATGATTTTCAAAAAAAGAGATTAGAAGTGAAACCTGGTATTACAGGATATAGTCAAGCGTATTTTAGAAATTCAGCAACACAAGAAGAAAAATTCAACAATGATAGTTTTTATGCTGAAAATATTACGTTGTTATTTGATTTAAAAATTGTTCTTAAAACTATTGTAACAGTATTGAGAAAAGAAAATGTTTATAAGAATAAAGGTGAATATGGCAATAAGACTACAATAAAACAATAA
- a CDS encoding beta-1,6-N-acetylglucosaminyltransferase, which translates to MGRHAYLIIAHSEFNLLKILLHMIDDERNDIFIHIDKKVKSFDRDYISREIKKSNVYFSDRINVVWGSVSQIECELMLLDMAIKGTYSYYHLLSGQDLPIKNQDYIHDFFDRNNGKEFIRFNCGNFNYYDRVKYYYFFINKIGRSKTLTSKTIRMLEKILLSIQSILKVNRIKNSNIIYQKGTNWFSITNDLAQYVIEKSNQILKDYKYTLCCDEVFLQTLVVNSPFINNLYHLKFDNDIHAIMRLIDWERGDPYIFRKEDYKDLLTSDMLFARKFSMKTDKDIVDIIYSYLCNDEGVKR; encoded by the coding sequence TTGGGTAGACATGCATATTTAATTATTGCACATAGTGAATTTAATTTGCTAAAAATTTTATTGCATATGATTGATGATGAACGAAATGATATTTTTATTCATATCGATAAAAAAGTTAAATCATTTGATAGAGATTACATCAGCCGTGAGATTAAGAAATCAAACGTATATTTTTCAGATAGAATAAATGTAGTTTGGGGAAGTGTAAGTCAAATAGAATGTGAGCTTATGCTTTTAGATATGGCTATAAAAGGAACTTATAGTTATTATCATTTATTATCTGGCCAGGATTTACCAATAAAAAATCAAGATTATATACACGACTTTTTTGATAGAAATAATGGAAAAGAATTTATTAGGTTTAACTGTGGAAATTTTAATTATTATGATAGGGTTAAATATTATTATTTTTTTATAAACAAAATTGGAAGGTCAAAAACTTTAACTAGTAAAACGATACGTATGTTAGAAAAAATATTATTGTCTATCCAGAGTATATTAAAAGTTAATAGAATAAAAAATAGTAATATAATATATCAAAAAGGGACTAACTGGTTTAGTATTACAAACGATTTAGCACAATATGTAATTGAAAAATCTAATCAAATATTAAAGGATTATAAATATACTTTATGTTGCGATGAGGTTTTTTTACAAACCTTAGTTGTCAATTCTCCCTTTATTAATAATTTGTATCATTTAAAATTTGATAACGATATACATGCCATAATGAGACTAATTGATTGGGAGAGGGGAGACCCGTATATATTTAGGAAAGAAGATTATAAAGATTTACTAACCTCTGATATGTTGTTTGCTAGAAAGTTTAGTATGAAAACTGATAAGGATATAGTTGATATAATTTATAGCTATTTATGTAATGATGAGGGTGTAAAGCGCTAA
- a CDS encoding ATP-grasp domain-containing protein produces the protein MKKIMILGASILQLPAIRKAKDMGLKTIVVDMDKNAIGFKEADVCLYISTIDIDSVVEAAKKYQIDGIITLASDMPMRTIARVAKELNIVGITEDTAFKATNKVSMRTCLKENDVPVPTFYRVKNEEEYKNAIRGFQSKLIVKPADNSGSRGVFLIEDIHDEAVIKYAYEYSRKYSRSGEIIVEDYMEGPEVSVETLSINGEVSVIAITDKLTTGAPRFVEMGHSEPSKLERGIQEQIRDVAKRAVKAIGIENGPSHTEIKVTKDGPKIVEIGARLGGDNITTSLVPLSTGVNMVECCIRIALGEKPDIEQKFHKSSAIRYFDTPVGILKDIEGIEEAKKLDGIKQISFTKNIGDKVGIILSSVDRIGFVIAQDETTEKAIKDCEEAIKRILITVEDK, from the coding sequence ATGAAAAAGATTATGATTCTAGGAGCTAGTATATTACAACTTCCGGCCATAAGAAAAGCAAAAGATATGGGATTGAAAACTATAGTTGTAGATATGGATAAAAATGCAATTGGTTTTAAAGAAGCTGATGTCTGTTTGTATATAAGTACAATTGATATAGATTCTGTTGTTGAGGCTGCAAAAAAATATCAAATAGATGGAATTATAACACTGGCAAGTGATATGCCAATGAGAACAATAGCAAGAGTAGCTAAAGAGTTGAATATCGTAGGTATTACTGAAGATACAGCATTTAAAGCAACAAATAAAGTAAGTATGAGAACATGTTTGAAAGAAAATGATGTTCCAGTTCCAACTTTTTATCGAGTTAAAAATGAAGAAGAGTACAAAAATGCAATTCGTGGATTTCAGAGTAAATTAATTGTAAAGCCAGCAGATAATTCAGGGAGCCGAGGAGTTTTTCTTATAGAAGATATTCATGACGAAGCAGTAATTAAGTATGCTTACGAATATAGTAGAAAATATTCTAGAAGTGGTGAAATAATTGTAGAAGATTACATGGAAGGTCCAGAAGTGAGTGTTGAAACACTAAGTATAAATGGAGAAGTTAGTGTTATAGCTATTACGGATAAGTTAACAACTGGTGCACCAAGATTCGTTGAAATGGGACATTCTGAACCATCAAAGCTGGAGAGAGGCATTCAAGAACAGATTAGAGATGTCGCAAAACGAGCAGTAAAAGCAATTGGAATTGAAAATGGACCGTCTCATACTGAAATTAAGGTCACAAAAGATGGGCCGAAAATTGTGGAAATTGGTGCAAGACTAGGTGGAGATAACATAACTACCTCTCTTGTTCCTTTGTCAACTGGAGTAAATATGGTTGAGTGTTGCATAAGAATAGCTCTTGGTGAAAAACCTGATATTGAGCAGAAATTCCATAAGAGTTCTGCAATTAGATACTTTGATACTCCGGTAGGGATTCTTAAAGATATTGAAGGCATAGAGGAAGCCAAGAAATTAGACGGAATTAAACAGATAAGTTTCACTAAGAATATTGGTGATAAGGTTGGAATTATACTTAGTAGTGTTGATAGAATTGGCTTTGTGATTGCCCAAGATGAGACAACGGAAAAGGCGATTAAGGATTGTGAAGAAGCTATAAAAAGAATATTAATTACTGTTGAAGATAAATAA
- a CDS encoding lipopolysaccharide biosynthesis protein: protein MGVSSTLRKGILINFVSRYCNIFVQLIINSILARLLLPSEFGVVAIISVFTSFFAILGDMGIGPAIIQNKSLKDKEISDIFIFSIFASIIIAILFYFFSYFVSDFYGNKIYIKLGSMLSIAVLFNIANIVPNALLYKKKNFKIVGIINVSANIIVGCITITLAIKGWSYYALIFDSVLKSITIFLFSTLSSKVKIYRSFNITSIKKVKSYSTYQFLFNFINYFTRNLDNILVGKYLGVNTLAYYDKAYKLMLYPVQNLTYVITPVLHPILSDYQEDKKVIYNSYLKIVKLLSLLGVFASVFCFFSSKEIIFIMYGGQWTDSIIIFQILSLSMIFQMVLSSIGSIFQATGYVKKLFSTGIISSIFTITGILTGIITKNIVYLAIGISVAFICNFIQCFYVLLTDVFLGSFVAFLVNLKSTLIIFVLMAVGYSLFLAVSIENIYISVIVKLIIGFLTYSTGLLVTKEYKLFLGLFKRSNV from the coding sequence GTGGGAGTAAGTTCTACTTTAAGAAAAGGAATTTTAATAAATTTTGTATCTAGATATTGTAATATTTTTGTTCAGTTAATTATAAACTCAATTTTAGCAAGACTATTACTTCCATCTGAATTTGGAGTAGTAGCTATAATATCTGTTTTTACTTCATTTTTTGCTATTTTAGGAGATATGGGTATAGGACCAGCTATAATTCAAAATAAATCTCTAAAGGATAAAGAAATTTCTGATATTTTTATTTTTTCCATATTTGCATCAATAATAATAGCTATACTTTTTTATTTCTTTTCTTATTTTGTATCAGATTTTTATGGCAATAAAATATATATAAAACTAGGTTCAATGCTTTCAATTGCTGTTCTTTTTAATATAGCTAATATAGTTCCAAATGCATTATTATATAAGAAAAAGAACTTTAAAATAGTAGGAATTATAAATGTATCTGCTAATATAATAGTAGGATGTATTACTATAACGCTAGCTATTAAAGGCTGGTCTTACTATGCATTAATTTTTGATTCTGTTTTAAAAAGTATAACTATATTCTTATTCAGCACTTTGTCTTCAAAGGTAAAAATATATAGAAGCTTTAATATAACCTCTATAAAGAAGGTAAAGAGTTACTCTACATATCAATTTCTATTTAACTTTATAAATTATTTTACTAGGAATCTAGATAATATACTGGTAGGAAAATACTTGGGAGTAAATACTCTAGCGTACTATGATAAAGCATATAAGCTTATGCTCTATCCAGTGCAAAATTTAACATATGTAATTACACCTGTTTTACATCCTATCTTATCTGATTATCAAGAGGATAAAAAAGTAATATATAATTCGTATTTAAAAATTGTTAAGCTATTGTCTCTTTTAGGAGTCTTTGCGTCTGTATTTTGTTTTTTTTCATCAAAAGAAATAATATTTATTATGTATGGAGGACAATGGACAGATAGTATCATTATATTTCAAATATTGTCACTATCTATGATTTTCCAAATGGTATTATCGAGCATTGGTTCAATATTTCAAGCAACAGGATATGTAAAAAAGCTTTTTTCAACAGGTATTATATCATCAATATTTACTATAACAGGAATACTTACAGGCATTATTACAAAAAATATAGTATATTTAGCTATAGGAATTTCGGTAGCCTTTATTTGCAATTTTATTCAGTGCTTTTATGTTTTATTAACGGATGTTTTTTTGGGAAGTTTTGTTGCTTTTTTGGTGAATCTAAAGAGTACATTAATAATTTTTGTTTTAATGGCAGTTGGTTATTCATTATTTTTAGCAGTAAGTATTGAGAATATATATATAAGTGTGATAGTCAAATTAATTATAGGTTTTCTGACATATAGTACCGGACTTTTGGTTACTAAAGAATATAAATTATTCTTAGGTTTATTTAAAAGAAGTAATGTCTAA
- a CDS encoding heparinase II/III domain-containing protein, giving the protein MKKNNRRVFLALVVLIVLILFHPINNYYNADDKEKHQINNISIIKLLKQTNKNNEHPRLMMGKSDIERIKTYINNDKFVNQQYNNLKNKAEKIINEPPVRYDLTDGVRLLSISRKALDRLLTLGLLYNITGEEIYAKRGWIELETICDLNPDRISFSFYDWHPQHFLDTAEMTTAAAIGYDWLYNYLNENQRNEVREAIYTKGVKEGLDAYVKKDSWTKSDNNWNAVCYSGIAIGALAIGGDNERYEKDAGAFLEIAINKISGFLSQYTLNGGWFEGANYWDYATTYCAYFISSLDSSLKTDYEITKGKDFEKAGDFLIYMTGPKAVFNYADSLQWKIKTPVMVWLASKFNNSEYLWYYKSIVSTSDTSPMSIIWYNDKINESKVKQEDMYFPGIEVAVMHTNILNNDDTFLAFKAGKNGLSHSDLDLGTFVYDTLGERWFEDLGSEDYNVKGYWNMGDDGLRWTYYRKRAEGHNTLVINGDKGKPDQNVKADTKIQSFISGKKKSVATLHLTDAYMPKVSSFTRTFTLLKSEKKVYIEDIIRSANKLSIEWNAHTTADVKISLDKRSATLYKNGKKIFVNLKSPNKAFFYIQKINSKDKLFKPDIDNQFICNNLIINVNTSDNAMILVEISQ; this is encoded by the coding sequence ATGAAAAAAAATAATAGAAGAGTATTTTTAGCCTTGGTTGTATTAATAGTGTTAATATTGTTCCATCCTATCAATAATTATTATAATGCAGATGATAAAGAAAAGCATCAAATTAATAATATAAGCATAATAAAACTATTAAAACAAACTAATAAAAATAATGAACATCCTAGATTGATGATGGGGAAATCCGATATAGAGAGAATTAAAACTTATATAAATAATGATAAATTCGTAAATCAACAATATAATAATTTAAAAAATAAAGCTGAAAAGATTATTAATGAGCCACCTGTGAGATATGATTTGACAGATGGTGTTAGGCTACTTTCTATCAGTAGAAAAGCATTAGATAGACTTCTAACCTTAGGATTACTGTATAACATCACTGGTGAAGAGATTTACGCTAAAAGAGGATGGATTGAACTTGAAACAATCTGTGATTTAAATCCCGATAGAATAAGTTTTTCGTTTTATGATTGGCATCCCCAACATTTCTTAGATACTGCTGAAATGACTACAGCTGCAGCAATTGGTTATGATTGGCTCTATAATTATCTTAATGAAAATCAAAGGAATGAAGTAAGAGAAGCTATATATACAAAAGGAGTTAAAGAAGGCTTAGATGCTTATGTTAAGAAAGATTCATGGACTAAATCTGATAATAATTGGAATGCAGTTTGCTACAGCGGAATAGCAATTGGAGCTCTAGCGATAGGCGGTGATAACGAAAGATATGAGAAAGATGCTGGGGCGTTCCTTGAGATAGCTATTAATAAAATATCGGGATTTTTATCACAATACACATTAAATGGAGGTTGGTTTGAAGGTGCTAATTATTGGGATTATGCTACAACATATTGTGCTTATTTTATATCGTCACTAGATTCATCTCTTAAAACTGATTATGAAATAACTAAAGGAAAAGATTTTGAAAAAGCTGGCGATTTTTTAATATATATGACTGGACCTAAAGCAGTATTTAATTATGCTGATTCACTTCAGTGGAAGATTAAAACTCCAGTAATGGTATGGCTTGCTAGTAAATTTAATAATAGTGAGTATTTATGGTACTACAAGAGCATAGTTTCTACAAGTGATACTTCACCAATGAGCATAATTTGGTACAATGACAAAATAAATGAATCCAAGGTTAAGCAGGAGGATATGTATTTCCCTGGAATAGAGGTAGCTGTCATGCACACGAATATACTAAATAATGACGATACTTTCCTGGCTTTTAAAGCGGGTAAAAATGGATTGTCTCATAGTGATTTAGATTTAGGAACTTTTGTATATGATACTCTTGGAGAGAGATGGTTTGAGGATCTAGGAAGTGAGGATTACAATGTTAAGGGGTATTGGAATATGGGGGATGACGGTTTAAGATGGACTTATTATAGAAAAAGAGCTGAAGGTCATAATACTTTAGTTATTAATGGAGATAAGGGAAAGCCGGATCAAAATGTTAAAGCTGATACAAAAATACAAAGTTTTATTTCAGGAAAGAAAAAATCAGTAGCTACACTACACTTAACTGATGCTTATATGCCGAAGGTATCCTCTTTTACCAGAACTTTTACTCTATTAAAAAGTGAGAAAAAGGTTTATATAGAGGATATAATACGATCTGCAAATAAACTAAGTATAGAGTGGAATGCTCATACAACTGCTGATGTAAAGATATCCTTAGATAAAAGAAGTGCAACACTTTATAAGAATGGTAAAAAAATATTTGTAAATTTAAAATCTCCGAATAAAGCTTTTTTTTATATACAAAAAATAAATAGTAAGGATAAATTATTCAAGCCTGATATTGATAATCAATTTATTTGCAATAATCTTATTATTAATGTTAACACTAGTGACAATGCAATGATTTTAGTTGAGATATCTCAATAG
- a CDS encoding glycosyltransferase family 32 protein, whose translation MEDYENDFVNRRNKNMSIPKIIHYCWFGKKEKSNIINKCITSWKKLDGFIIKEWNEDNFDVKSNTYIKEAYEKKKYAFVSDYVRLKVLSDFGGVYFDTDVEVKKDISGFLDNDFFIGFMYDSLLGTAVIGSVSNHMIINELLKKYDGKLLKYEANNNLFTKYFLDNFSKFKLNNKYQVLDNNVVVYPKEYFERPTFSSSKGFTEHHYTATWKEGDKSKKILKSMGKFLLRKTIYKKITGKIAIKNTPFYNIYKLHKNK comes from the coding sequence ATAGAAGATTATGAAAATGATTTTGTGAATAGGAGAAATAAAAATATGAGCATTCCTAAAATAATTCATTATTGCTGGTTTGGAAAAAAAGAAAAGAGCAATATTATAAACAAGTGTATAACTAGTTGGAAAAAGCTAGATGGATTTATTATAAAAGAATGGAATGAAGATAATTTTGATGTGAAAAGTAATACGTATATAAAAGAAGCATATGAAAAAAAGAAATATGCTTTTGTATCCGATTACGTTAGGCTTAAGGTGTTAAGTGATTTTGGGGGAGTTTATTTTGATACAGACGTAGAAGTGAAAAAGGATATTTCAGGCTTTTTGGATAATGACTTTTTTATAGGATTTATGTATGACAGTTTATTAGGTACAGCAGTTATAGGCAGTGTTAGCAATCATATGATAATTAATGAATTATTGAAGAAATATGATGGTAAATTACTAAAATATGAAGCTAATAATAATCTTTTTACAAAGTATTTTTTAGATAACTTTAGTAAATTTAAGTTGAATAATAAGTACCAAGTGTTAGATAATAATGTTGTTGTATACCCAAAAGAGTATTTTGAGAGACCAACATTTAGCTCTTCCAAAGGTTTTACTGAACATCATTATACAGCTACATGGAAAGAAGGAGACAAATCAAAAAAGATATTGAAAAGTATGGGTAAGTTCTTGCTACGTAAAACTATATATAAAAAAATAACTGGAAAGATAGCCATAAAAAATACACCATTCTATAATATATATAAACTTCATAAAAATAAATAA